The Gemmatimonadaceae bacterium genome includes the window CGAAACAGAAGCGCGCGCCTGCTGAAACGTAAGCGTGCGGCCAACTGGATACGACACCAGGCCGAGCTGCCGCAGAAAGGAATATGGAAGGGCATTTCGCAATGCTACGAACGGGTTCGACAGGTTGTCGACCGTGAGCACGAGCGTTCCATCTGAATCCAGCACACGCCACAGCTCTCGGAGTGCACGCGGAATGTCAGCCGGATCCTTGAAATGATCGATTGTCGACAGGGACACCACGGTGGCGAAGCTCGAATCGGCGAACGGCAGTTGCCTGACGTCAGCCACGCTCGCGACGATGTCGGGATACTTCGTCGAGGCAGCGGCAGCGGTGTAGGCCGAGACGTCCATGCCACAAACCTGGCCGGCGCGCAATGCGAGCACGGAATAAAGTCCCGCGCTGGCAATCTCATCGAACAGGTCTGTTTTGAGCAGCCTGCCATCACGTCTCGGGGGCAGCCAGCGTGTGATGAGCGCCGCGTTGACATCGTCGCTGTGCTGACGCCATGAAGGGTGAGGGTTCGCTTCCAGCCACTCTTCGACGACCAGGTCCCATTCGGATCGGCGCGCGGTCATTTCGACTGCCGGAGTGGCGAAGTGCGTCTCTTTATGCGGAAGTTGCCGAAACCGGATACAAGGCCTATGCCGCGGGGTCGTGTGTCCCGAAACTTTCTCGCAACTTGTCCGAGATTTCGCCGGCGGTTGCGCGCGCGCGGACTGCATCGATCACGCGCTCCATGATGTTCGATTCGTGTCCGCCGGAAGAGCAGAGCGTGTCCGCCGAAGCGCCCAATGCGACAAGCGCCCGGTCGACGGCCCCCTTGTAGCGCCGTTTTCTCACGTCAGCGAGGGAAGCCGCCTGGTCCGCCTCGAGACTCGTGTAATCCGGACCGGGCACGGGGGGCTCGGGAGCCGCATCGGTGAACCGGTTGACTCCGACGACTGGTGTCGCGCCAC containing:
- a CDS encoding class I SAM-dependent methyltransferase — protein: MTARRSEWDLVVEEWLEANPHPSWRQHSDDVNAALITRWLPPRRDGRLLKTDLFDEIASAGLYSVLALRAGQVCGMDVSAYTAAAASTKYPDIVASVADVRQLPFADSSFATVVSLSTIDHFKDPADIPRALRELWRVLDSDGTLVLTVDNLSNPFVALRNALPYSFLRQLGLVSYPVGRTLTFQQARASVSSAGFAIVDCIGIMLAPRVLAIPLLETLSRRAGRQTTASFRKALMWMEKFQGNPVASRLAHFVAIRAVKARDRAISR